From Peromyscus eremicus chromosome 3, PerEre_H2_v1, whole genome shotgun sequence, one genomic window encodes:
- the Aicda gene encoding single-stranded DNA cytosine deaminase has protein sequence MKRKKFLYHFKNVRWAKGRHETYLCYVVKRRDSATSFSLDFGYLRNKLGCHVELLFLRYISDWDLDPGRCYRVTWFTSWSPCYDCARHVAEFLRWNPNLSLRIFTARLYFCEDRKAEPEGLRRLHRAGVQIGIMTFKDYFYCWNTFVENHERTFKAWEGLHENSVRLTRQLRRILLPLYEVDDLRDAFRILGL, from the exons ATGAAGCGGAAGAAGTTTCTTTACCACTTCAAAAATGTCCGCTGGGCTAAGGGTCGGCACGAGACCTACCTGTGCTACGTGGTGAAGCGGAGGGACAGCGCCACTTCCTTCTCGCTGGATTTTGGCTACCTTCGCAACAAG ttgggctgccacgtggaattgttgttccTACGCTACATCTCGGACTGGGACCTGGACCCCGGCCGGTGTTACCGCGTCACCTGGTTCACCTCCTGGAGCCCCTGCTACGACTGCGCCCGGCACGTGGCTGAGTTTCTGAGATGGAACCCCAACCTCAGCCTGAGGATTTTCACCGCGCGCCTCTACTTCTGCGAAGACCGCAAGGCTGAGCCTGAGGGGCTGCGGAGACTGCACCGCGCCGGGGTCCAGATCGGGATCATGACCTTCAAAG actaTTTTTACTGCTGGAATACATTTGTAGAAAATCATGAAAGAACTTTCAAAGCCTGGGAGGGACTGCATGAAAATTCTGTGCGTCTAACCAGACAGCTCCGGCGCATCCTTTTG CCCTTGTATGAAGTCGATGACTTGCGAGATGCATTTCGTATTTTGGGACTTTGA